The following coding sequences lie in one Myxococcales bacterium genomic window:
- a CDS encoding WGR domain-containing protein, whose product MSERTYLELSEDAGSHKFYEVLVDGKTLTIRYGRIGDAGQTKVSECASPEKARAEAAKKIAEKTKKGYAPAVMGGRAKRTVTRRETTSQKPSRSTKQAPIVWKFSSGKEGAFGVFVDEARVWVGNQSGAIFSLDREGNVLGQFKLPDGVKCIVADDDWLYAGCDDGKVYDLGSKVPRVAYEIADDVDIFWLDIKDGVLGVSDAGGNVVIVNHEDESQWRKKSSGSGGWMIRCDELGVYHGHSEGVTMYDWEDGSEIWSRKTDGAVLFGWQEESSVFAATNRNKVHRFTKRGDGDMVYSCDATVFSCAAAEDGKYVFAADNCSSVYCFDEEGSRLWKLATGCGSALSMQFFDNRLYLVTSDGTLASLDASEAAIKAAQAGEVMVAKTIATPKPVAAAPPGEVETTVDVSDGVVVECVKEGSQVRVRVVSSGYDRGWNVQFPKDLRHEGARYVVDEVREAGRGEFYRAHGAIRRLVT is encoded by the coding sequence ATGAGCGAGCGCACGTATCTGGAGCTCTCCGAAGACGCCGGCTCCCACAAGTTCTACGAGGTGCTGGTCGACGGCAAGACCCTCACCATTCGCTACGGGCGCATCGGCGACGCCGGCCAGACCAAGGTGTCCGAGTGCGCCTCGCCCGAGAAGGCCCGCGCCGAGGCCGCGAAGAAGATCGCCGAGAAGACCAAGAAGGGGTACGCGCCCGCTGTGATGGGCGGCCGCGCGAAGCGCACCGTCACGCGCCGCGAGACCACGAGCCAGAAGCCGAGCCGATCGACCAAGCAGGCGCCGATCGTGTGGAAGTTCTCGTCGGGCAAGGAGGGCGCGTTTGGTGTCTTTGTCGACGAGGCGCGGGTGTGGGTCGGCAACCAGTCGGGCGCCATCTTCTCTCTCGACCGCGAGGGCAACGTGCTCGGGCAGTTCAAGCTGCCCGACGGCGTAAAATGCATCGTGGCCGACGACGACTGGCTGTACGCCGGGTGCGACGACGGCAAGGTCTACGACCTCGGCAGCAAGGTGCCGCGCGTGGCGTACGAAATAGCCGACGACGTCGACATCTTCTGGCTCGACATCAAAGACGGCGTGCTCGGCGTCTCCGACGCAGGCGGCAACGTCGTGATCGTCAATCACGAGGACGAGTCGCAGTGGCGAAAGAAGTCGTCGGGCTCCGGCGGGTGGATGATCCGCTGCGACGAGCTCGGCGTGTACCACGGGCACTCCGAGGGGGTGACCATGTACGACTGGGAGGACGGCAGCGAGATCTGGTCGCGAAAGACCGACGGGGCCGTGCTGTTCGGCTGGCAGGAGGAGTCGTCGGTGTTCGCCGCCACGAACCGCAACAAGGTGCACCGCTTCACGAAGCGCGGCGATGGCGACATGGTCTACTCGTGCGACGCGACAGTGTTCTCGTGCGCCGCCGCGGAGGACGGCAAATACGTGTTCGCCGCGGACAACTGCTCCTCGGTGTACTGCTTCGACGAAGAGGGAAGTCGCCTCTGGAAGCTCGCGACGGGCTGCGGCTCGGCGCTCTCGATGCAGTTCTTCGACAACCGGCTCTACCTCGTCACGAGCGACGGCACCCTCGCGTCGCTCGACGCGAGCGAGGCGGCGATCAAGGCCGCCCAGGCGGGCGAGGTCATGGTGGCGAAGACCATCGCGACCCCGAAGCCCGTCGCGGCCGCGCCGCCCGGGGAGGTGGAGACGACGGTCGACGTGAGCGACGGCGTGGTGGTCGAGTGCGTCAAAGAGGGCTCGCAGGTTCGCGTGCGAGTGGTGTCGAGCGGCTACGACCGCGGCTGGAACGTGCAGTTCCCGAAGGACCTCCGCCACGAGGGCGCGCGCTACGTCGTCGACGAGGTGCGCGAGGCGGGCCGCGGAGAGTTCTACCGGGCCCACGGCGCGATTCGTCGCCTCGTGACCTGA
- a CDS encoding DNA ligase has translation MAREKPWWKQTPNPPPAPAAAAAAPEPAPHDPGPPALADLADGESTTIQGSGRDPYVLKNVGGVYSCSCPAWRNAGGAIDQRTCKHLRRLRGDAAETHRVGAHANANARAPRESAATSASSSGTAPPVLLAHAWDNVTDVTRWWMSEKLDGVRAYWDGERFLSRLGNEFFAPAWFTERLPKTPLDGELWGGRRQFQRTVSTVRRQDRSEAWREIRYLVFDVPSMRAPFEQRYAELARLVAELGAPHVEAHVHAECESLEALRAELARVESLGGEGLMMRRPGSLYEVGRSHTLLKVKSFHDAEARVVGHLPGAGKHKGRLGALECAMPSGTRFSVGTGLSDDERRSPPPIGSVITYRYQELSNDGVPRFPSYVGIRDDVAFPAAPEAPAPRDSPRHVRSVQNASSAPAAAGPAGPAPGVELRFRRFVRDGVSWEIALDGASHRVRRLLPNGALEVVATTFPHSAAAWRDAEARLRERVTDGYEEATDD, from the coding sequence ATGGCCCGCGAGAAGCCCTGGTGGAAGCAGACCCCGAACCCGCCGCCCGCGCCCGCCGCGGCCGCCGCGGCGCCGGAGCCCGCCCCGCACGACCCCGGGCCCCCCGCGCTCGCCGATCTCGCCGACGGGGAGAGCACCACGATCCAGGGGTCGGGGCGCGATCCGTACGTGCTCAAGAACGTGGGAGGTGTGTATTCGTGCTCGTGCCCCGCGTGGCGCAACGCGGGCGGCGCCATCGACCAGCGGACCTGCAAGCACCTCCGGAGGCTCCGAGGCGACGCGGCCGAGACGCACCGCGTCGGCGCGCATGCGAACGCGAACGCGCGGGCTCCGCGGGAGAGCGCCGCGACGAGCGCGTCCTCCTCGGGCACGGCGCCGCCCGTGCTCCTCGCGCACGCGTGGGACAACGTCACCGACGTCACCCGCTGGTGGATGAGCGAGAAGCTCGACGGCGTGCGTGCCTATTGGGACGGCGAGCGCTTCCTCTCCCGCCTCGGCAACGAGTTCTTCGCGCCCGCGTGGTTCACCGAGCGCCTCCCGAAGACCCCCCTCGACGGCGAGCTCTGGGGCGGCCGAAGGCAGTTCCAGCGCACGGTGAGCACCGTCCGCCGGCAAGACCGCAGCGAGGCCTGGCGCGAGATTCGCTACCTCGTGTTCGACGTGCCCTCCATGCGCGCGCCGTTCGAGCAGCGCTACGCCGAGCTCGCGAGGCTGGTCGCCGAGCTCGGCGCGCCCCACGTGGAGGCGCACGTCCACGCCGAGTGCGAGAGCCTCGAGGCCCTCCGGGCCGAGCTCGCCCGCGTCGAGTCGCTCGGCGGCGAGGGGCTCATGATGCGGCGACCAGGCTCGCTCTACGAGGTCGGGCGCTCGCACACTCTGCTCAAGGTGAAGAGCTTCCACGACGCCGAGGCGCGGGTCGTTGGACACCTGCCCGGGGCCGGCAAGCACAAGGGGCGCCTGGGCGCGCTCGAGTGCGCGATGCCGAGCGGCACCCGCTTCTCGGTGGGCACGGGCCTGTCCGACGACGAGCGCCGGAGCCCGCCGCCGATAGGCAGCGTCATCACCTATCGCTATCAAGAGCTCTCGAACGACGGTGTGCCTCGCTTCCCGAGCTACGTGGGTATCCGCGACGACGTGGCGTTCCCCGCGGCGCCCGAAGCGCCGGCCCCGCGCGACTCACCGCGCCACGTGCGCTCGGTGCAGAATGCATCGAGCGCTCCCGCCGCCGCCGGGCCCGCCGGGCCCGCCCCCGGGGTGGAGCTCCGGTTCCGGCGCTTCGTGCGCGATGGCGTGTCCTGGGAGATCGCGCTCGACGGCGCCTCGCACCGCGTGCGCCGGCTGCTCCCGAACGGGGCCCTCGAGGTCGTCGCGACCACGTTTCCCCACAGCGCGGCGGCGTGGCGTGACGCGGAGGCCCGGCTGCGCGAGCGCGTCACCGACGGCTACGAAGAGGCCACCGACGACTGA